From the genome of Gemmatimonadota bacterium, one region includes:
- a CDS encoding acetylxylan esterase — MYSHDPLPPVDRRRTEIRHLNLPCEFVAPTTKEAWEKRARSLREHILVSMGLWPNPARSPLNAEITHRVERDGYSIENVRFQSLPGFYVTGNLYRPAGDEGSSPDSPRPAILNPHGHWKEGRLAHEPDGSIPARCINFALQGYVAFAWSMAGYNDSTQLDHRTFGDDRKQLWGLSLMGLQLWNGMRSVDLLQSLPDVDNSRIACTGASGGGTQTFMLTAVDDRVRAAAPVNMVSAHMQGGCICENGPNLRIETNNMEIAALAAPRPLLLVSATGDWTVNTPELEYPAIRAVYALYDAEDHLTQVQIDAGHNYNAASREAVYAWFGRWMLDSESGNQFSERPVEPEPPESMLAVTAENRPEDWVDEEGLTDVWIDRARKQLNKMKPSDARSLRRFRQVMSAGFRSIIGSPNAADGDLVATCLGMHRSDSCMVQSGFMGWQRFGDRVPFIEFRPPDPLHGAVLVVHPDGASAMTQDNGRDPGPLVQHLLGKGLLVLSADVFLTDLADNESEERDPAGIDPADREPASGEHAYFSTYNRTTTANRVQDILTAVAWLRRTGGVASVSLVGIGAAGPWCLLACGLSPHIDRAVIDADRFETDSDEAYESRLFIPVLRRLGGLSAAAALATPAELYLHHTGQAFETDDIEAAYRAADALDRLRTQRTPADMPQVVAWIDEGP, encoded by the coding sequence ATGTACAGCCATGATCCCCTGCCTCCCGTCGACCGCCGCAGGACCGAGATACGCCACCTGAACCTGCCCTGCGAGTTCGTCGCGCCTACCACGAAGGAAGCCTGGGAGAAGCGCGCCCGGTCGCTCAGGGAGCATATCCTGGTCAGCATGGGGCTCTGGCCGAACCCCGCCCGCAGCCCGCTGAACGCGGAGATCACGCACCGCGTCGAACGCGATGGGTACAGCATCGAGAACGTACGATTCCAGAGTCTGCCGGGATTCTACGTGACCGGGAACCTGTACCGCCCCGCCGGGGACGAAGGCTCAAGCCCCGACAGCCCCCGCCCGGCTATCCTGAATCCCCACGGCCACTGGAAGGAGGGCAGGCTGGCCCACGAGCCCGATGGGTCCATACCGGCCCGGTGCATCAACTTCGCCCTCCAGGGTTACGTGGCCTTCGCGTGGTCCATGGCCGGCTACAACGACAGCACGCAACTGGACCACCGGACGTTCGGCGACGACCGGAAGCAGCTCTGGGGACTCAGCCTCATGGGGCTGCAGCTCTGGAACGGCATGCGTTCCGTCGATCTCCTCCAGTCGCTGCCGGACGTGGACAACAGCCGCATCGCATGCACCGGGGCCTCGGGCGGCGGGACGCAGACCTTCATGCTCACCGCCGTGGACGACCGCGTTCGGGCTGCCGCGCCCGTGAACATGGTGTCGGCGCACATGCAGGGCGGATGCATCTGCGAGAACGGCCCCAATCTCCGCATCGAAACAAACAACATGGAGATCGCCGCCCTCGCCGCGCCGCGGCCGCTGCTGCTGGTGTCCGCCACGGGAGACTGGACGGTAAATACGCCCGAGCTGGAGTACCCGGCCATCCGGGCGGTCTATGCGCTCTACGACGCGGAGGATCACCTGACGCAGGTGCAGATCGACGCGGGCCATAACTACAATGCCGCCAGCAGGGAGGCCGTGTACGCCTGGTTCGGCAGGTGGATGCTGGACAGCGAAAGCGGCAATCAGTTTTCGGAGCGGCCCGTCGAACCGGAACCGCCGGAATCGATGCTGGCGGTTACGGCCGAAAACCGGCCGGAAGACTGGGTCGACGAAGAGGGGTTGACGGACGTATGGATCGATCGCGCCCGGAAGCAGCTCAATAAGATGAAGCCCTCCGACGCCAGGTCGCTGCGCAGGTTCCGGCAGGTCATGTCGGCCGGATTCCGATCGATCATCGGATCCCCCAACGCGGCCGACGGCGACCTGGTCGCGACCTGCCTGGGCATGCACCGGTCCGATTCCTGTATGGTCCAGTCAGGATTCATGGGATGGCAGCGCTTCGGCGATCGGGTTCCCTTCATCGAATTTCGCCCGCCGGACCCTCTTCACGGCGCCGTCCTCGTGGTTCATCCCGACGGCGCGTCGGCAATGACGCAGGATAACGGGCGGGATCCCGGCCCGCTTGTTCAGCACCTGCTGGGCAAGGGCCTGCTCGTCCTGTCGGCGGACGTCTTTCTCACGGACCTGGCGGACAATGAGAGTGAGGAAAGAGACCCGGCGGGCATTGACCCGGCGGACCGCGAACCGGCCTCCGGGGAACACGCCTACTTCTCGACCTACAACCGCACCACGACCGCGAACCGCGTGCAGGACATCCTTACGGCCGTCGCCTGGCTTCGGCGAACCGGCGGCGTTGCCTCGGTGTCCCTGGTCGGCATCGGCGCGGCCGGTCCGTGGTGCCTGCTGGCCTGCGGTCTTTCGCCCCACATCGACCGCGCCGTGATCGACGCCGACCGATTCGAGACGGACAGCGATGAGGCGTACGAAAGCAGGCTGTTCATTCCGGTGCTGCGGCGCCTGGGCGGGCTGTCCGCGGCCGCGGCCCTCGCGACCCCGGCCGAGTTGTATCTGCACCATACCGGCCAGGCGTTTGAAACCGATGATATAGAAGCAGCCTACCGTGCGGCGGATGCGCTGGACCGCCTCAGAACCCAGCGTACTCCCGCGGATATGCCCCAGGTCGTCGCGTGGATCGACGAAGGTCCCTAG
- a CDS encoding cupin domain-containing protein — protein MAHHKALMKGGFLLPTCEKHFHDHDETWLILKGSGTGFWIDHDCNREDFALEAGDVWMIPAGFEHGCAGTNSEDFTISVFDGTKPPGCHDHAHYYIENEGYIPSLELVKTPTDRYESA, from the coding sequence ATGGCCCACCACAAAGCCTTGATGAAGGGCGGCTTCCTCCTGCCCACGTGCGAGAAGCACTTCCACGACCATGACGAGACCTGGCTGATACTGAAAGGGAGCGGGACGGGATTCTGGATCGATCACGACTGCAACCGGGAGGATTTCGCCCTGGAAGCAGGCGACGTCTGGATGATCCCCGCGGGATTCGAACACGGTTGCGCCGGGACGAACAGCGAAGATTTCACAATCAGTGTGTTCGACGGGACGAAGCCGCCCGGATGCCACGATCACGCCCATTACTACATCGAAAACGAAGGGTACATTCCCTCGCTGGAACTGGTCAAGACGCCGACGGACCGATACGAATCGGCTTAG
- a CDS encoding D-Ala-D-Ala carboxypeptidase family metallohydrolase — MKSWPFFPNQVLSSPDTGRHEMDERFMLRLVALRQEFGFPLIITSAYRSPAHNAKVGGRPRSAHLAGRAVDIAISGDKAHRLVRMALMFGFTGVGIRQRGDFRSRYVHLDDLDKAPGIPRPAIWSY, encoded by the coding sequence ATGAAGTCATGGCCGTTCTTCCCGAACCAGGTCCTTTCCTCGCCGGACACCGGCCGGCACGAGATGGACGAGCGCTTCATGCTCCGGCTCGTGGCGCTGCGCCAGGAATTCGGTTTCCCGCTTATCATCACGTCGGCGTACCGGTCGCCGGCGCACAACGCGAAGGTGGGGGGCCGTCCCCGTTCCGCTCACCTGGCCGGCCGGGCCGTGGACATCGCCATTTCGGGCGACAAGGCGCACCGGCTCGTCCGCATGGCGCTCATGTTCGGTTTCACCGGCGTCGGCATCCGGCAGCGGGGAGACTTCCGAAGCCGCTACGTGCACCTCGACGATCTCGACAAGGCGCCGGGTATACCCCGTCCGGCGATATGGAGCTATTGA
- a CDS encoding sugar phosphate isomerase/epimerase, with translation MDLSFFTSVGGDAWSLAECAGWAKENGFDAVRLSAGGAVEPDRILADGPGEVNDTLKSHGVYLAALSAHNNLLDDDVAQADAAEDRLRKAILAASALGVPVVVTHAGSPVGWHFYGQFSSPPGNPGDRSLELVERFKARYTPIVKLAEDHGVTIALDGAVRMGNIACNPEMWERVLDAVPSDHLGLSCDPSHWLWMMILPAEDAIRMFAGKWVYADVKDAEVSPRMLLRQGIIGNWWWQYRVPGRGQLNWGTVIGALVESGYDYVLCVENEDRGMPGLAGFALGCRHLRQFLPPAGAEYQRPGGPWNVS, from the coding sequence ATGGACCTCAGTTTTTTCACGAGCGTGGGAGGGGACGCCTGGTCCCTGGCGGAATGCGCCGGCTGGGCGAAGGAGAACGGGTTCGACGCGGTGCGGCTTTCGGCCGGAGGGGCCGTCGAACCGGACCGCATCCTCGCCGACGGGCCCGGCGAGGTCAACGACACGCTGAAGTCGCATGGCGTCTACCTGGCCGCGCTGTCGGCCCACAATAACCTGCTGGACGACGACGTGGCGCAGGCGGACGCGGCGGAGGACCGGCTCCGCAAGGCCATCCTGGCGGCTTCGGCCCTGGGCGTTCCCGTGGTCGTCACCCACGCGGGCAGTCCCGTGGGCTGGCACTTCTACGGGCAGTTTTCGTCCCCGCCCGGGAACCCCGGCGACCGGTCCTTGGAACTGGTGGAACGGTTTAAGGCGCGTTATACGCCCATCGTGAAGCTGGCCGAAGACCACGGCGTCACCATCGCCCTGGACGGCGCGGTGCGCATGGGGAACATCGCCTGCAACCCGGAGATGTGGGAGCGGGTGCTCGACGCGGTGCCGTCCGATCACCTGGGCCTTTCCTGCGATCCTTCCCACTGGCTGTGGATGATGATCCTGCCCGCCGAGGACGCCATCCGCATGTTCGCGGGCAAGTGGGTCTACGCGGACGTGAAGGACGCCGAGGTGAGCCCGCGCATGCTGCTTCGCCAGGGCATCATCGGCAACTGGTGGTGGCAGTACCGCGTGCCGGGTCGGGGCCAGCTGAACTGGGGCACCGTCATCGGCGCCCTGGTCGAGTCGGGATATGACTACGTGCTCTGCGTCGAGAACGAGGACCGCGGCATGCCCGGGCTGGCCGGATTCGCCCTGGGATGCCGGCATCTTCGCCAGTTCCTCCCGCCCGCAGGCGCGGAGTACCAGCGGCCGGGCGGGCCCTGGAACGTATCCTGA